The window TCATGAGCACAGCTCGTGGCGGGCGCTGTCTTTTTTTGGTAGCATCTGGACACCATGAGTACGCTCTCTCACCCCATCGCCATCACTGATATTGAGACATCGGGCCTGGACGCACGCATCCATGAGATCTTAGAGCTTGCGGTCATTGTGGTTGACCCGCACACGCTGGAGCCGCTCACCACATACAGCACGAAGATTCGCCCCACGCGGATCGAACGCGGCGCTAAAAAGGCGCTTGAGGTGTGTGGCTACGCTCCCGCCTCATGGCGCTATGCCGTAAACCTCCGCACCGCAATGGAAAACTATGCGGAAGCATGCAAGGGGGCTATTTTTGCAGGGCACAACGTCTTTTTCACGTGGTCGTTCATTGCCGAAGCGTTCCAGCAGAGCGGCATTGAAGACCCCACGGATTACCACCGTCTTGATCTCTTCTCTGTAGCGTGGGCGCACCAAAACATTCTCAACCGTCCCCGTGCCACCATGCGACTTGAAGACATTGCCAAAGCGCTCGATATAGACCCAGAGCCAAAGCCCCATAGAGCCATGCAGGGAGCCAAGCTCCAGCTCGCCATTCTGCAGAAACTCATGCGGCCGTAGCCCCTCTTCCCTTTTTTCTCAAGGCGTGGTACACTGCGGTCCGTTCACTTTTCCTGCATTGCAGAACAAACTTCGCATCAACAATTTTATCCGAGCGCCTGAAGTTCAGGTCATTACTGACGAGGGCAAGCAGCTTGGCGTCATGAAGATTACTGACGCTCTGCGCATGTCCCGCGAAATGGACCTTGATCTGGTAGAGGTTGGGCCAAACGCTCAACCCCCTATCGTGAAGATCATGGACTATGGGAAGTACCAGTACCTGAAGTCGCGCCAGGAGAAAAAGACAAAAGCTAAGGCGAAAGACCAAGAGACAAAAACGGTCCGCGTTGGCTTCAAAACGGGCACTCACGACATTGAGACCAAGGCCCGAAAGACGGACGAGTTCTTGCAAGAAGGCCACCCGGTGAAAGTAGAGCTGACCCTGCGCGGACGTGAAAAAGCGCTTGCGCACATGGGACTTGAGAAGCTCAAAAGCTTCCTTGCCACCCTCTCACAGCCCTACGTCACGCAAGGCGAACCAAAGCGTTCTCCGTTCGGCTGGGTAGTGATGATTCAGTTTGATAAGAAACGAAACCATGGCTCGACACAGCAAAACAAGCAAACCGCGCAACAGCAAGACTAACCGCTCGCTCAAAAAGCGCGTTAAGATCACGGGTCGCAAGAAGATTCTCAAGCGCCCACCACACCAGAACCACTTCAACGCGAAGGAGTCTGGCGAGCGTGCCCGCAACAAGAAGGGACAGTTGCACGCGCCAAAAGAAGTGCTCAAAAAGGCACGCGCACTGCTCGCAAACGAGTTTTAATTATTCACCATGACACGCGTAAAACGAGGAGTACAACAGCATAAGCGTCGCGAGCGAATCCTGAAGCAGACCAAGGGCTTCATGTGGACCCGCAAGACAAAGATCCGCCAAGCAAAAGAGGCGCTCTTGCACGCATGGTCCCATGCCTTTGCAGACCGCAAGAAAAAGAAGCGCACCTCTCGCCGCCTGTGGCAGATTCAACTCAATGCCGCGGCACGCGAACAGGGCATCTCCTACTCAAAGTTGATCGCCCAACTCAAGACCGCGCAGATCGCCCTGGACCGCAAAGTCCTCGCCGACATCGCCCAGAACCACCCCGAAGTATTCAGCAAGGTTCTCGCAACGAAGTAAGTAGCTCTCCAACCACAACACCCGCCTCAAGCGGGTGTTGTTTATTATTGGTAGCCCTCTATCCCCTAAGACACAATAGGAGAAGTTGCGCGTCTTGCGGCTTCTTTACATGTCTCCAAAAGAGTATCGAGGATCGGCACGTCGGGACAATCTTGACCAACCGACGCTTTATATAACGAGCGCCGGAAAAACCGTCCTCAATACCTATGATCAAATTAAACTTTTCCCTCTCATATCTTGCTTCCATTCTGCAAGCTCAAATCTGGAAGTCTGGGCATATGACCTCCCGCAGTCATGAGTAGACTCCTTCGCAAGCCAAAATAGAATTGCTCCGTTCTTGGCGCTCTTATTTAAATATTCCGTCTCCCAATCTACCTGTTTTTCGTAGACAAATTCGTTATCGAGATACTCTCTGCGTGGGCTTGGCAATGTATATAGTGGGGTCAATCGTGTGAATAATTTTTATGGCCTCGCTCTGCCAATCTGGCGCTCCCTGAACTGGCCTGCTAAGAAAATAATGGGGCCCGTCTAGTGTGTTTGCTTTCTGGTGGAAGAATTACTTTATCATTCATGGGAACACTCATGGTAGTAGCCCTACGGGGAATCGAACCCCGATTTCCACCGTGAAAGGGTGGCGTCCTAACCGTTAGACGATAAGGCCATTGAAACGGTTACGAGTATCGCATGAAAATTGAAGAAAATCAACGTGCGTGCTAGTTTGGTGGGACACATGGCAACCATTCTGGCCATTGAGACCTCGTGCGACGAAACCGCTATTGCGGTTGTTCAAGGCGCTCCAGATCGCGTACGCGTGCTCTCTAATGTCATCTCTTCGCAGATCCCCGTGCACGCAGAGTGGGGTGGTGTCGTACCGCACATCGCCTCTCGCGAGCATGCCGCAAACATTGAGCACGTGTTTCAGCAGGCAATCCGTGACGCAGGCGTTGCATTCCTCAAGACATTGATGCTATCGCAGTCACCCACGGTCCTGGCCTTGGGCCAGCACTCATCATCGGCCTCACGTTCGCAAAAACGCTCGCCGCAGAAACGGGGCTGCCACTCATCGGCGTAGACCACATGGATGGGCACATCCATTCCAATTGGCTCGACGCAGAACAACCCATGGATGCTGTCTTTCCAGTGCTCAATCTCATTGTGTCCGGTGGGCACACGGAGCTTGTCGTCATGCGCGATCACGGTGACTATGAAGTGATCGGAGAAACGCAAGACGATGCCGTTGGCGAAGCATTTGATAAAGTGGCGCGCATGTTGGGACTTGGATACCCAGGAGGCCCCGCGATTTCAAAGCTGGCACAAGAGGGCAATCCACTTGCATTCCCCTTCCCTCAACCCATGCGCGATAGCAATTCGTTTCACTTCAGCTACTCGGGCCTTAAAACCGCGGTGCTCTACGCACTCCGCGACATGGGAGACGCGTTGAAAGAATCTGCCCGCGCAGATGTTGCCGCATCGTTTCAAGAAGCAGCCATTGAAGTGCTCGTGCATAAAACTATTCGCGCAGCACACGCAAACAGATGCGAAAACGGTTTTGCTCTCTGGCGGTGTTTCTGCAAACAAACTCCTCCGCGAGCGCCTCGCACAGCGCCTTGCCGAAGAAGGCATCGCCCACGTACAGCCGCTCATGAAATACACCACTGACAACGCCGCGATGATCGGAGCCGCAGGCTATTTCCGATTCCGTGCAGGCGCCATTGGGCCATGGCACACGGTCACCATGCGCCCCAACCTCACGCTTGGCGAAACAACAAGAGATACGCTACAATCAACAGCACATGCCTCGCGAACTTCCTAAGCAATACGACCACACAGGAACGGAGTCGGATATCTATGCACTCTGGGAAAAGAGTGGCTTTTTTAACCTGACAACTCCTCCGAACGCCACAAAGAACCATTCTCCATTGTTCTTCCCCCACCAAACGTAACGGGCGTGCTCCACATTGGACACGCATATGAGGACGCACTCCAGGACGCCATTATTCGCTACCAGCGCATGCGCGGCAAGCGCGCGCTGTGGGTGCCTGGCACCGATTCTGCGGCCATGGCAACGCAGCCAAAAGTAGAGAAGATCATCCAAAAGGAGGAGGGAAAGAACCGCCATGAGATCGGCCGCGAAGAGCTTCGTGCGTCGCGTTGCCGCATTTGCAAAGGCAAGCGAAAACACCATTCTCTCGCAGGTAAGAAAAATGGGGGCATCACTCGACTGGTCCCGCTATGCCTACACCATGGATGATGCGCGCAATACGGCGGTAGCAACCGCCTTTCAGCGCATGTATGAAGCAGGCCTCATCTACCGCGGGAATCGTATTGTGAACTGGATCCCAAGGGCCAAACGGTTATCTCAGACGATGAAGTAGTGCACGAAGAACGTGACGCGAAGCTCTACACGTTCACCTACTCAAAAGACGTTCCCCATTCCTATCGCCACCACGCGACTTGAAACAAAAGTGGGAGACACCTGCGGTTGCCGTGCACCCTGACGATCGCGCTACCAACAATACATCGGCAAAGAATACGATGCTGTCTTTTATGACGTCCCCATTCACATAAAGGTGGTCGCGGATAAGGGCGTGGACATGACTTTTGGCACTGGCGCGCTTGGCGTCACCCCAGCGCACAGCATGGCCGACTGGGACATCGCCGATAAAAATGACCTCCCGCGCCCACAGGTTATTAATGAATACGCAAAGATGAGCGTTGAGGGTGCGCTCAAAGACAAGAAAACAACGGAGGCGCGCGAGCTTATCGCAACGTGGCTTGCGGAGCAGGGCCTTTTGCAAAAAGTAGAAGACATAAAACAAAATGTATCGATTGCCCGAGCGCACGGGCGGCATTATTGAGCCACTTCCCAAATTGCAGTGGTTTATTGATGTCGACAAGCCATTCACCATCCCCCATTCACAGATCACCGGCATCTCCAGCGGCTCAGAAACAACTCTGAAAGAGATTATGCGCGTTGCCGTCACCAGTGGCGACGTACACATGCCTCAAGAGAACTTCCGCAAGGCATACATGCACTGGATTGATAATCTGCACGACTGGTGCATTAGCAGACAGATTTGGTTTGGGCACCGTATTCCTATTTGGTATCGCGGCGAAGAAATCTTTTGCGGCGTGAGCGCACCCAGTGGCGACGGATGGGAACAAGATCCCGATGTGCTCGACACGTGGTTCTCCTCGGCGTTGTGGACGTTCTCTACGCTTGGGTGGCCGAACGCGTCGCAAGACCTGAAGACTTTCCATCCCACCTCTCTCATGTCTCCTGCGTATGAGATCCTCTTCTTATGGGTTTCTCGCATGATCCTCATGAGCGGATTTCACCTCGGTCAAGCTCCTTTTCAATCCGTGCTCATCCATGGCCTTGTGCGCGATTCAAAGGGAAGAAAGTTTAGTAAGTCCCTTGATAATGGCGTCGACCCGCTCGATATTATCGGGAAATATGGCGCAGATGCACTGCGCATGGGCCTGTTGGTAGGAACGGCTATTGGTAATGATTTGAAATTTGATGAAAGTAAAGTAAAAGGCTATCGCAACTTTGCAAACAAACTCTGGAACATCGCCCGCTTTGTACTCATGAATGCGCCAGACCAAACAATAGCTGAAGCACCCAGTCTTACCAGTGAGGACGCGCAGGCGCTTGCCGAACTCGCCACCCTTACGAAAGACATCACCAAAGATATGGAAGAGCTGCGCCTCTATCTCGCAGCTGAAAAGACGTATCACTACATCTGGCACACCTTTGCGGACATTCTTGTAGAGCGCGCGAAGCCACACCTCACCGGAACCGACCCGACAGCAAAAGCATCCGCGCAGTGGCTCATGCAAGAAGTGCTCGCAACGTCTCTCATACTACTCCACCCATTCATGCCGTTTGTGACAGAGGCAATTTGGCATGAAGTATTCCCAAACAAAGGGCTTCTCATGATTGAGCCGTGGCCTTTGTCCTAGAGCCTTCGCCGCTTTTGCTGTATACTAACGTACAGCATGCATCCTGCACTTGAAGCTTTTCTGCTCGTTAGCCTCGGGCTCCTCCCGAGCCTTCTCTGGCTCGCGTTCTTTTTGAGAAACGACTGTCATCCAGAACCAAAAGATCTTATTGCTCGCGCCTTTCTCATGGGGATCATTATTTCTCCCCTCGCATTGGCAGTTCAGTGGGTCTTGTTTTCTTTTGGGCAGTCGCTGTACGGCGTTGGCTTAAGCCTCACCGACCCACGGTTTCTCTTCTTGAGCGCCTTTGCCGAAGAAGCGATAAAACTCGGAGCAGTCTGGTTCGCCATTCTTCAACTCCCTGAATTTGATGAGCCCGTTGATGGCATGATTTATCTCATCACCGCGGCAATGGGCTTTGCGGCGATGGAAAACATTCTGGTAATGTTCCGCGCAGCAGAGAGTGGCGCTGGACTCGCGTTAGGCACGCACCTTTGGTTTCTGCGCTTTGCTGGCGCCACGCTTCTTCATGGTCTGGCATCAGCGTTGGCGGGATACTTCCTTGCGCTTGCATGGTTCTTCTCTCGGCATCGCACGTGGCTCATCCTTACCGGCCTTGCCGCAGCGACCGGTTTTCATTTCGTCTTTAATGTGCTCATTGCACAGCAAACGGGCGGCACACTCTTCCCTCTCACCGGCCTGTTGATATTCCTCGCATTCCTTGTTGCCATACTCTTTGTTAAAATACGAGAGCGTAGACAGCGAACTCACGTGCAACTTGCATAACACAGCATGAACGACTACCACGCAGAACTTGCCATCTCTAAAACACGAGCGCCAGCAGAGCCTGAGGGCCAGCTCACCATCGACGTCTTCCAGAATGAAGACAATATTGTCATACAATCAACGATTGCCGGTGTCGCTCCCGAGAATCTCGACATTTCCATTACCGATGACATGGTTACTATTCGTGGTACGCGCACACCAGAGCAGCGTGTACGCCCCACGGACTACTACTACCAAGAGCTCTTCTGGGGCCCCTTTTCACGCTCTATTATTCTCCCCGTAGACATCGATCCCGATAGCGCGAAAGCCTCAATGAAGAATGGCATCCTCACCATTACATTACCGAAACTTGAGAAAGTAAAAACCCGCAAGATACGGGTGATTGAATAGTGCTCCCGGCAGGACTTGAACCTGCACCTCGTGAGAGACATGGTCCTAAGCCATGCGCGTCTGCCAATTCCGCCACGGGAGCGTTTCCCTAGCATACCCCAGAACCCCCAAAACACACAACGCCCCATAAGGGCGTTGTGTGTTTGCGTGATCACGCAGAGAACTAACGGAGCGAGCCTCGAGAGATGAGGCTTGCCAACGTGTTCAAGATAAGACCAATTGCCAAGATAACCGCTGCGCCCTTGATACCGTTCCAGATCTGCTCTTTTGCAGCACCGGCACCCTTGTCATCAGCGGACATGATCCATTTAATGCCACCGATACCGATGTAGATAACGGCCAAAATCAAACCAATCGTGAGAATGAAGTTCGCGATCTGCTTCAAGAGGTCCTCAAGTTTGGTAAGGTCCAGAGTCGTTGTTGACTGAACTGGAGGGGTGGGGATGTTGATCTCTGCAGCGAGTACCAAGGCAGGAGAGAAGACAGCAAGTGCCAAGAGTGCTCCAGCTAGAATTTTTATATTACGTTTATTCATACGCCACCCCCTTTCTAAGAAATCGTACGGACCTATCGCACGCACGAGCCACTACTTGAGCAATAATAACCCGCGGGGCACTGCGAACTACTAGTACAAGGGCCGACAAACCCGCCCGAATTGAAGCTCTGTGACTGGATGATCTCGTCAATCGTTTTTACCACAATGCCAAAGCCGAGAATAATCGCGATACCAATAAGCGCAGCTTTTATTGTACTTTTTGCCCCTTCAACGGCCTTAGTATCGGTCGCCGAAGTAATCCAGAGAATTGCTCCATAAGCAATGTAGCCAATACCGATCACAAGGCCTATGCCGAGTAGGAAGTTCACTACTTGCACAATAAGCTCTCGGATTTTATCAAGGGTAAGCGGAGTTCCTGTCACCGTAATCCCCTGTGGAGCCACGGCAGCAACGAAACTTGGAAGAATAATGAACGACAGAGCGAGTGTGACAATAAGTCCAGTAGTAAATTTCCGTAGTGTCATAGTGTGTATATTATAAACCAACGCATGAAGGAAGTGAAGGCGTAGGCGCGCCGATAAACGCCGCGACGGTTAAAATAATCGTCCCCGCCCCCAAGATAACCGCCAG of the Candidatus Paceibacterota bacterium genome contains:
- a CDS encoding 3'-5' exonuclease, whose amino-acid sequence is MSTLSHPIAITDIETSGLDARIHEILELAVIVVDPHTLEPLTTYSTKIRPTRIERGAKKALEVCGYAPASWRYAVNLRTAMENYAEACKGAIFAGHNVFFTWSFIAEAFQQSGIEDPTDYHRLDLFSVAWAHQNILNRPRATMRLEDIAKALDIDPEPKPHRAMQGAKLQLAILQKLMRP
- the infC gene encoding translation initiation factor IF-3, which codes for MQNKLRINNFIRAPEVQVITDEGKQLGVMKITDALRMSREMDLDLVEVGPNAQPPIVKIMDYGKYQYLKSRQEKKTKAKAKDQETKTVRVGFKTGTHDIETKARKTDEFLQEGHPVKVELTLRGREKALAHMGLEKLKSFLATLSQPYVTQGEPKRSPFGWVVMIQFDKKRNHGSTQQNKQTAQQQD
- a CDS encoding 50S ribosomal protein L35, translated to MARHSKTSKPRNSKTNRSLKKRVKITGRKKILKRPPHQNHFNAKESGERARNKKGQLHAPKEVLKKARALLANEF
- the rplT gene encoding 50S ribosomal protein L20, whose product is MTRVKRGVQQHKRRERILKQTKGFMWTRKTKIRQAKEALLHAWSHAFADRKKKKRTSRRLWQIQLNAAAREQGISYSKLIAQLKTAQIALDRKVLADIAQNHPEVFSKVLATK
- a CDS encoding class I tRNA ligase family protein; translated protein: MLHIGHAYEDALQDAIIRYQRMRGKRALWVPGTDSAAMATQPKVEKIIQKEEGKNRHEIGREELRASRCRICKGKRKHHSLAGKKNGGITRLVPLCLHHG
- a CDS encoding class I tRNA ligase family protein produces the protein MHIKVVADKGVDMTFGTGALGVTPAHSMADWDIADKNDLPRPQVINEYAKMSVEGALKDKKTTEARELIATWLAEQGLLQKVEDIKQNVSIARAHGRHY
- a CDS encoding class I tRNA ligase family protein yields the protein MYRLPERTGGIIEPLPKLQWFIDVDKPFTIPHSQITGISSGSETTLKEIMRVAVTSGDVHMPQENFRKAYMHWIDNLHDWCISRQIWFGHRIPIWYRGEEIFCGVSAPSGDGWEQDPDVLDTWFSSALWTFSTLGWPNASQDLKTFHPTSLMSPAYEILFLWVSRMILMSGFHLGQAPFQSVLIHGLVRDSKGRKFSKSLDNGVDPLDIIGKYGADALRMGLLVGTAIGNDLKFDESKVKGYRNFANKLWNIARFVLMNAPDQTIAEAPSLTSEDAQALAELATLTKDITKDMEELRLYLAAEKTYHYIWHTFADILVERAKPHLTGTDPTAKASAQWLMQEVLATSLILLHPFMPFVTEAIWHEVFPNKGLLMIEPWPLS
- a CDS encoding PrsW family glutamic-type intramembrane protease — translated: MHPALEAFLLVSLGLLPSLLWLAFFLRNDCHPEPKDLIARAFLMGIIISPLALAVQWVLFSFGQSLYGVGLSLTDPRFLFLSAFAEEAIKLGAVWFAILQLPEFDEPVDGMIYLITAAMGFAAMENILVMFRAAESGAGLALGTHLWFLRFAGATLLHGLASALAGYFLALAWFFSRHRTWLILTGLAAATGFHFVFNVLIAQQTGGTLFPLTGLLIFLAFLVAILFVKIRERRQRTHVQLA
- a CDS encoding Hsp20/alpha crystallin family protein; translated protein: MNDYHAELAISKTRAPAEPEGQLTIDVFQNEDNIVIQSTIAGVAPENLDISITDDMVTIRGTRTPEQRVRPTDYYYQELFWGPFSRSIILPVDIDPDSAKASMKNGILTITLPKLEKVKTRKIRVIE
- a CDS encoding pilin is translated as MNKRNIKILAGALLALAVFSPALVLAAEINIPTPPVQSTTTLDLTKLEDLLKQIANFILTIGLILAVIYIGIGGIKWIMSADDKGAGAAKEQIWNGIKGAAVILAIGLILNTLASLISRGSLR